A genomic segment from Pseudopipra pipra isolate bDixPip1 chromosome 14, bDixPip1.hap1, whole genome shotgun sequence encodes:
- the CLEC3A gene encoding C-type lectin domain family 3 member A: MAQTGLMIFLLISLLLVDQTISQASKFKARRHSKRRVKEKDDLKTQIDKLWREVNALKEMQALQTVCLRGTKAHKKCYLMSEGTKHFHEANEDCITKGGTLAIPRNNEETNILRDYGKRSTPRASEFWLGVTDMINEGKFVDVNGMVLQYFNWDRAQPNGGKRENCVFFSLSSQGKWVDEVCRTAKRYICEFLIP, translated from the exons ATGGCACAAACTGGACTTATGATTTTCCTACTCATAAGTTTACTACTGGTGGATCAGACCATCAGCCAGGCTTCCAAATTCAAAGCCAGGAGGCACAGCAAACGTAGAGTGAAAG aaaaagatgaCCTGAAGACCCAGATTGACAAACTGTGGCGAGAAGTAAATGCTCTGAAAGAAATGCAAGCACTCCAGACAG TGTGTCTCCGTGGGACAAAGGCCCATAAGAAGTGCTACCTCATGTCAGAAGGCACCAAGCATTTCCATGAAGCCAATGAAGACTGCATAACCAAGGGAGGGACACTGGCTATCCCAAGGAATAACGAGGAAACAAACATTCTTCGAGATTACGGCAAGAGAAGTACACCCAGAGCATCCGAGTTCTGGCTGGGGGTCACTGACATGATCAATGAAGGGAAATTTGTTGATGTCAATGGCATGGTTCTGCAGTACTTCAACTGGGATCGTGCCCAGCCCAATGGGGGCAAACGTGAGAactgtgtgtttttttctctttcgtCCCAAGGCAAGTGGGTGGATGAGGTGTGTCGTACCGCCAAAAGATACATTTGTGAATTCCTGATCCCATAA